From Pseudomonas sp. LS1212, the proteins below share one genomic window:
- a CDS encoding thioredoxin yields MNTDSECRLIDSPTTSIVREMELTDLNVDHSLLNLPGTSLLVFTSDGCASCRFARQRLPGMGLPIDRLCWIDAGRNGGAVERYEVFHLPALFVVRDGAFHGVLQARLTLSEAGEGVRLALARRPEELP; encoded by the coding sequence ATGAACACTGACTCCGAGTGTCGACTAATTGACAGTCCTACCACCAGTATAGTGAGGGAAATGGAACTCACTGATTTGAATGTGGATCATTCGTTGCTCAATTTGCCGGGCACTTCCTTGCTGGTGTTCACCAGTGATGGCTGTGCCAGTTGTCGCTTTGCGCGACAACGGTTACCGGGTATGGGACTACCGATCGATCGCCTCTGCTGGATCGATGCAGGCCGCAATGGCGGCGCTGTCGAGCGTTATGAAGTGTTCCACCTGCCAGCGCTGTTCGTGGTGCGCGATGGCGCTTTTCATGGCGTATTGCAGGCTAGACTCACTCTGTCCGAAGCCGGCGAGGGGGTGCGCCTGGCGTTGGCTCGTCGGCCAGAAGAGTTGCCATGA
- the oprI gene encoding outer membrane lipoprotei OprI: MNNVLKFSALALAAVLATGCSSVSKETEARLTATEDAAARAQARADEAYRKADEALAAAQKAQQTADEANERALRMLEKASRK; encoded by the coding sequence ATGAACAACGTTCTGAAATTCTCTGCTCTGGCTCTGGCCGCAGTTCTGGCTACCGGTTGCAGCAGCGTATCCAAAGAAACCGAAGCTCGTCTGACTGCTACTGAAGACGCAGCAGCTCGTGCACAAGCTCGTGCAGACGAAGCTTATCGTAAAGCTGATGAAGCTCTGGCTGCTGCTCAAAAAGCACAACAGACTGCTGACGAAGCAAACGAGCGCGCTCTGCGTATGCTGGAAAAAGCAAGCCGCAAGTAA
- a CDS encoding L,D-transpeptidase family protein, producing the protein MLPRFPAVTRCLPLAALLTTGPVAALELPLPPPGEDIIGQVQVIKAKYEDTFADIGTANDLGYLEMVAANPGVDPWLPGAGTEIVLPTRFILPPGPREGIVINLAEYRMYYFPKGQNVVHTYPLGIGREGWGSPIAQTKVTAKTPNPTWTPPASIKAEHAADGDPLPNVVPAGPDNPLGPFKFTLGVPGYLIHGSNKKFGIGMRTSHGCFRMFNNNVLELAGMAPVGTPVRIINDPYKFGLSAGKVYLEAHTPLDDKGDPSVVDKHTAVINALLKRADLNNNLRMNWDTVRDVVAAEDGMPIEIAIPSQAPMVTSVPPFDLQ; encoded by the coding sequence ATGTTGCCGCGCTTTCCCGCCGTCACCCGTTGCCTGCCTCTTGCCGCCCTGCTGACGACAGGCCCTGTTGCGGCCCTGGAGCTTCCACTGCCGCCGCCGGGCGAAGACATCATCGGCCAGGTCCAGGTGATCAAGGCCAAGTACGAAGACACGTTCGCCGATATCGGCACGGCCAATGACCTGGGCTACCTGGAAATGGTAGCAGCAAACCCGGGCGTCGATCCGTGGTTGCCGGGGGCGGGTACAGAAATCGTCCTGCCGACGCGTTTCATCCTGCCGCCCGGGCCTCGTGAAGGCATCGTGATCAACCTGGCCGAATACCGCATGTACTACTTCCCCAAGGGGCAGAACGTCGTGCATACGTACCCGCTGGGTATCGGCCGTGAGGGCTGGGGCTCGCCGATCGCGCAGACCAAGGTCACTGCCAAGACGCCGAACCCGACCTGGACGCCGCCAGCCTCGATCAAGGCCGAGCACGCCGCCGATGGCGATCCGCTGCCCAATGTGGTGCCGGCAGGTCCGGATAACCCGCTGGGGCCATTCAAGTTCACCCTGGGCGTACCGGGTTACCTGATCCACGGCTCGAACAAGAAGTTCGGTATCGGCATGCGTACCAGCCACGGTTGCTTCCGCATGTTCAACAACAACGTGCTGGAGCTGGCGGGGATGGCGCCAGTGGGTACGCCGGTACGGATCATCAACGATCCCTACAAGTTCGGCCTGAGTGCCGGCAAGGTCTACCTGGAGGCGCATACGCCGCTGGATGACAAGGGTGATCCGTCGGTGGTGGACAAGCACACTGCGGTGATCAATGCGTTGCTCAAGCGCGCGGATCTGAACAATAACCTGCGCATGAACTGGGATACGGTTCGCGATGTGGTCGCGGCCGAGGACGGGATGCCGATTGAAATAGCCATACCGAGCCAGGCGCCGATGGTGACCAGCGTGCCGCCGTTTGATTTGCAGTAG
- the cysB gene encoding HTH-type transcriptional regulator CysB translates to MKLQQLRYIWEVAHHDLNVSATAQSLYTSQPGISKQIRLLEDELGVEVFARSGKHLTRVTPAGERIITTAGEILRKVESIKQIAQEFSNEKKGTLSIATTHTQARYALPPVISNFIKQYPDVALHMHQGSPMQIAEMAADGTVDFAIATEALELFGDLVMMPCYRWNRCVVVPQGHPLTKLPKLTLEVLADYPIVTYVFGFTGRSKLDEAFSHRGLTPKVVFTAADADVIKTYVRLGLGVGIVAKMAVDPKLDSDLVVLDASELFESSVTKIGFRRGTFLRGFMCDFIEKFAPHLTREVMAKAIQCHNKQELEELFDGVELPVH, encoded by the coding sequence ATGAAGCTTCAACAATTGCGCTACATCTGGGAAGTAGCGCACCATGACCTCAACGTTTCCGCTACAGCGCAGAGTCTCTATACCTCCCAGCCCGGGATCAGTAAGCAGATTCGCCTGTTGGAAGACGAGCTGGGCGTGGAGGTCTTTGCACGAAGCGGCAAACACCTGACCCGAGTCACCCCGGCGGGCGAGCGAATCATTACCACCGCCGGCGAAATACTGCGCAAGGTCGAAAGCATCAAGCAAATCGCCCAGGAATTCTCCAACGAGAAGAAGGGCACCCTGTCGATCGCCACCACCCACACCCAGGCGCGCTACGCACTGCCACCGGTGATCAGCAATTTCATCAAGCAATACCCGGACGTGGCCCTGCACATGCATCAGGGCTCGCCCATGCAGATCGCCGAAATGGCCGCCGACGGTACGGTTGATTTCGCCATTGCCACCGAGGCGCTGGAACTGTTCGGCGATCTGGTGATGATGCCGTGCTATCGCTGGAACCGCTGTGTTGTCGTGCCCCAGGGGCACCCGCTGACCAAGCTGCCGAAGCTGACCCTGGAAGTCCTCGCCGATTACCCGATCGTGACCTACGTCTTCGGTTTTACCGGGCGTTCCAAACTCGATGAAGCCTTCAGCCACCGCGGCCTGACGCCCAAGGTTGTCTTCACGGCCGCCGATGCCGACGTGATCAAGACCTACGTGCGCCTGGGCCTGGGTGTCGGCATCGTCGCCAAAATGGCGGTCGATCCGAAGCTCGACAGCGACCTGGTGGTGCTCGATGCGAGTGAGTTGTTCGAGTCCAGCGTGACCAAGATCGGCTTCCGTCGCGGTACCTTCCTGCGTGGGTTCATGTGCGACTTCATCGAGAAGTTCGCCCCGCACCTGACGCGTGAAGTGATGGCCAAGGCCATCCAGTGCCACAACAAGCAAGAGCTCGAAGAGCTGTTCGACGGTGTCGAGTTGCCGGTCCATTGA
- the thrH gene encoding bifunctional phosphoserine phosphatase/homoserine phosphotransferase ThrH produces the protein MEIACLDLEGVLVPEIWIAFAEKTGIESLRATTRDIPDYDVLMKQRLRILDEHGLKLADIQEVIATLKPLEGAIEFVDWLRERFQVVILSDTFYEFSQPLMRQLGFPTLLCHRLITDETGRVVSYQLRQKDPKRQSVLAFKSLYYRVIAAGDSYNDTTMLGEADAGILFHAPENVIREFPQFPAVHDFEALKQEFIKASNRELAL, from the coding sequence GTGGAAATTGCCTGTCTCGACCTGGAAGGCGTATTGGTCCCGGAAATCTGGATCGCCTTTGCAGAGAAAACCGGAATCGAATCGCTCAGGGCAACGACTCGGGATATTCCCGACTACGACGTGCTGATGAAGCAGCGCCTGCGTATTCTCGATGAGCACGGCCTCAAGCTCGCTGACATTCAGGAAGTGATCGCCACCCTCAAGCCCCTGGAGGGCGCCATCGAGTTCGTCGACTGGCTGCGCGAGCGCTTCCAGGTGGTGATCCTCTCCGACACCTTCTACGAGTTCTCCCAGCCATTGATGCGCCAGCTGGGCTTCCCGACGCTGCTGTGCCATCGCCTGATCACCGACGAGACCGGGCGGGTGGTCAGCTATCAGTTGCGCCAGAAGGACCCCAAGCGCCAGTCGGTGCTGGCGTTCAAGAGCCTGTACTACCGGGTGATCGCGGCGGGCGATTCGTACAACGACACCACCATGCTCGGTGAAGCCGATGCGGGCATCCTGTTCCATGCGCCGGAGAATGTGATCCGCGAATTCCCGCAGTTCCCGGCGGTGCATGATTTCGAGGCCTTGAAGCAAGAGTTCATCAAAGCCTCGAACCGCGAACTGGCACTGTAA
- the hxsD gene encoding His-Xaa-Ser system protein HxsD has protein sequence MALSDTLAFDERLYDVQVLQKAAYRSINSLTVDITPSGGQFICVVSSNIGVDEPSFRSAVQEFKKDVLDYQLRHRLNAETQPIKNLILGLAFSKTGLISE, from the coding sequence ATGGCACTCTCGGATACCCTCGCCTTTGATGAGCGGCTTTATGACGTGCAGGTTCTGCAGAAAGCCGCTTATCGCTCGATCAATTCGCTGACGGTTGATATCACACCCTCTGGGGGGCAGTTTATCTGCGTCGTATCCTCGAATATTGGTGTTGACGAGCCTTCCTTTCGGTCTGCCGTTCAAGAGTTCAAGAAGGACGTACTCGACTACCAGCTGCGCCATCGGCTGAACGCTGAGACACAGCCGATCAAGAACCTGATCCTTGGACTGGCCTTTTCAAAAACCGGGCTGATCAGTGAGTAA
- a CDS encoding PilZ domain-containing protein, translated as MNRFLPHPADVPVELTVRKLPPLYRQRLHTISLGGVACNHSRAFRRGTAIEMYIPTLGEDARYAGYVAWCCRQENGYLVGIVFTDEQTLFGARMGEQVCQIKHYCEEHNDTCDSIDELAREWVEQHATEFSHASLSQAQEQRSAPSEPPRQF; from the coding sequence ATGAATCGCTTTCTTCCTCATCCAGCCGATGTTCCGGTAGAGCTGACGGTACGCAAACTCCCCCCCCTCTATCGGCAACGATTGCACACTATCAGCCTGGGGGGCGTGGCATGCAATCACTCACGCGCCTTTCGACGCGGCACCGCCATCGAGATGTACATCCCCACGCTAGGTGAAGACGCACGCTACGCAGGCTATGTCGCCTGGTGCTGCAGACAGGAAAACGGCTACCTGGTCGGCATTGTCTTTACCGACGAGCAGACCCTGTTTGGCGCCCGCATGGGCGAGCAGGTCTGTCAGATCAAGCATTACTGCGAGGAGCACAACGACACCTGCGACAGCATCGATGAACTGGCCCGGGAGTGGGTGGAACAACACGCCACCGAGTTTTCCCATGCCAGCCTCAGCCAGGCACAAGAGCAGCGCTCGGCCCCCTCAGAGCCGCCAAGGCAGTTTTAA
- a CDS encoding 5'-nucleotidase, translating to MGKGLGDKMVVAISSRALFDLSESHRVYLNQGVEAYRQYQIEHEEEILDPGDAFLLVEKLLSLNASLGQARVEVVLVSRNSADTGLRVFNSIQHYGLGISRAAFVGGRSPYPYLAAFGCHLFLSTHADDVRSALDAGFAAATILSGGARRAASAELRIAFDGDAVLFSDESERVYQLGGLEAFQASERESAREPLRGGPFKPFLAALNLLQKEFPEGACPIRTALVTARSAPAHERVIRTLREWDIRLDESLFLGGLEKSAFLEAFAADVFFDDQPGHCEKAREFVATGHVPHGISNEQNR from the coding sequence ATGGGGAAAGGACTGGGCGACAAAATGGTAGTGGCGATTTCTTCGCGGGCGCTGTTCGACCTGAGTGAGAGCCACCGGGTTTATCTGAATCAGGGCGTCGAGGCGTATCGTCAATACCAGATCGAGCACGAGGAGGAGATCCTCGACCCCGGCGATGCCTTTTTGCTGGTGGAGAAGCTACTGAGCCTCAATGCCAGTCTCGGCCAGGCGCGGGTCGAGGTGGTGCTGGTCTCGCGCAATAGCGCCGATACCGGTTTGCGCGTTTTCAATTCGATCCAGCATTACGGTTTGGGTATTTCTCGTGCAGCCTTTGTCGGCGGGCGCAGCCCTTACCCCTACCTGGCGGCTTTTGGCTGCCATTTGTTCCTGTCCACCCACGCCGATGACGTGCGCAGCGCGCTGGACGCGGGCTTTGCCGCAGCGACCATTCTCAGTGGCGGTGCGCGGCGGGCGGCCAGTGCCGAACTGCGGATCGCCTTCGATGGTGACGCCGTACTGTTTTCCGACGAATCCGAGCGAGTCTATCAGTTGGGCGGGCTGGAAGCCTTCCAGGCCAGTGAGCGCGAGTCGGCGCGCGAACCCCTTCGTGGCGGGCCATTCAAACCCTTTCTGGCGGCGCTCAATCTGCTCCAGAAGGAGTTTCCCGAGGGCGCCTGCCCCATCCGTACTGCCCTGGTGACAGCGCGCTCGGCGCCGGCCCATGAGCGGGTCATTCGAACCTTGCGCGAGTGGGACATCCGCCTGGACGAGTCGCTGTTTCTGGGTGGCCTGGAGAAATCCGCCTTCCTCGAAGCCTTCGCCGCCGACGTGTTTTTCGATGACCAGCCCGGCCATTGCGAGAAGGCGCGCGAGTTCGTCGCGACTGGCCATGTGCCTCACGGGATCAGTAACGAACAGAATCGTTAA
- a CDS encoding 3-deoxy-7-phosphoheptulonate synthase yields MADLPIDDLNVASNETLITPDQLKKDIPLSEAALRTVTGGREVIRNILDGKDHRLFVVIGPCSIHDIKAAHEYAERLKTLAAEVSDTLYLVMRVYFEKPRTTVGWKGLINDPYLDDSFKIQDGLHIGRQLLLDLAEMGLPTATEALDPISPQYLQDLISWSAIGARTTESQTHREMASGLSSAVGFKNGTDGGLTVAINALQSVSSPHRFLGINQEGGVSIVTTKGNAYGHVVLRGGNGKPNYDSVSVALCEQALNKARIKPNIMVDCSHANSNKDPALQPLVMENVANQILEGNQSIIGLMVESHLKWGAQAIPKDLSELQYGVSITDACIDWASTENTLRSMHAKLKNVLPKRVRN; encoded by the coding sequence ATGGCTGATTTACCGATCGACGACTTAAACGTTGCCTCCAACGAGACCTTGATCACTCCCGATCAGCTCAAGAAGGACATTCCACTGAGCGAAGCTGCGCTTCGGACCGTCACCGGCGGCCGCGAAGTGATTCGCAATATCCTCGACGGCAAGGATCACCGCCTGTTCGTCGTGATCGGCCCTTGCTCGATCCATGACATCAAGGCCGCTCACGAATATGCCGAGCGCCTCAAGACCCTCGCTGCAGAAGTCTCGGACACCCTGTATCTGGTGATGCGCGTCTATTTCGAGAAGCCACGCACCACGGTCGGCTGGAAAGGCCTGATCAACGACCCTTACCTGGACGACTCCTTCAAGATCCAGGATGGCCTGCACATCGGTCGCCAGCTGCTGCTCGACCTGGCCGAGATGGGCCTGCCAACCGCCACCGAAGCCCTGGACCCGATCTCGCCGCAGTACCTGCAAGACCTGATCAGCTGGTCGGCAATCGGCGCCCGCACCACCGAATCGCAAACCCATCGGGAAATGGCCTCGGGCCTGTCCTCGGCGGTCGGCTTCAAGAACGGTACCGACGGTGGCCTGACGGTCGCCATCAACGCCCTGCAATCGGTTTCCAGCCCGCATCGCTTCCTGGGCATCAACCAGGAAGGCGGCGTCTCGATCGTGACCACCAAGGGCAATGCCTACGGTCACGTCGTGCTGCGCGGCGGCAATGGCAAGCCCAATTACGATTCGGTCAGCGTCGCCCTGTGCGAGCAAGCCCTGAACAAGGCCAGGATCAAGCCGAACATCATGGTCGACTGCAGCCACGCCAACTCCAACAAGGACCCGGCGCTGCAACCGCTGGTCATGGAGAACGTCGCCAACCAGATCCTCGAAGGCAACCAGTCGATCATCGGCCTGATGGTCGAGAGCCATTTGAAATGGGGCGCCCAGGCCATCCCCAAGGACCTGTCGGAGCTGCAATACGGCGTATCGATCACCGACGCCTGCATCGACTGGGCCAGCACCGAAAACACCTTGCGCAGCATGCATGCCAAGCTCAAGAATGTTTTACCCAAGCGCGTGCGCAACTAA
- a CDS encoding GNAT family N-acetyltransferase, with protein sequence MSEALSIHHDQAGHQFETNVDGHRAYLTYMDLGKQTLDIYRTFVPNALRGRGIAAALTEQALEYADRMGYTVIPSCSYVERYMERHKRHMAKV encoded by the coding sequence ATGAGCGAGGCGTTGTCCATCCACCATGACCAGGCTGGTCATCAGTTCGAGACCAATGTGGACGGTCATCGTGCCTACCTGACCTACATGGATCTGGGTAAGCAGACATTGGATATCTATCGCACCTTCGTGCCCAATGCGCTGCGAGGCCGCGGCATTGCCGCTGCACTTACCGAGCAGGCGCTCGAGTATGCCGATCGCATGGGCTACACCGTGATTCCCTCATGCTCTTATGTCGAACGCTACATGGAACGGCACAAGCGTCATATGGCAAAGGTCTGA
- a CDS encoding tyrosine-type recombinase/integrase: MTISKHPQSGTNLLQTALAKPYHYRRSGRYYLRLRPQGSTKGFFTLSLRTTDKATAMTISQEILKTLKAYHFDNPEATWDVLRERLIDIAESYLTMAHGDSSLVAYEMIHDEHHVALREASAKLPLSVNQQRAVSKALEILEAAQERLEGRPGKLVEIVRDLKGEPCGTPVALSPSLSVLRSDGPLTWDYLSNQYLTEHSVNIKESTKGNILTTYKAIKGAFEEIGLTDLRTHTRDHMVALRSALLVGRQHSTVNNILTKMMTVMDWAVNNDYLTKAYTSNLKLTKGTDSKREGFTKDQVVALMNHSAELPANSWERWGLSLLAITGARVGEIAYLTKQDIKQVDGLWCIHINEDGPNKSIKNKHSDRTIPLIDGAFNKFDLKEFLQAAESGALPSDHNVNPVKASKNLGILMKKILVETREENQTLHSLRHFMASSLQAEGVPVAYAQAITGHSSRTVTFGTYGSAIPVGKLAEELTKVLKS; the protein is encoded by the coding sequence ATGACCATCTCCAAACATCCTCAAAGTGGGACAAACCTGTTACAAACCGCCCTCGCCAAGCCGTACCACTATCGTCGGTCCGGTCGCTATTACCTTCGCCTTCGCCCTCAAGGCAGCACTAAGGGCTTCTTCACGCTATCGCTCAGGACCACCGACAAGGCCACCGCTATGACCATCTCCCAAGAAATCCTCAAGACCCTCAAGGCGTACCACTTCGACAACCCTGAGGCCACTTGGGACGTACTCCGTGAGCGCCTAATAGACATCGCTGAGTCCTACCTGACGATGGCCCATGGGGATAGCTCGCTGGTGGCCTATGAGATGATCCACGATGAACACCATGTTGCCCTCCGTGAGGCGAGCGCCAAGCTACCGCTGAGCGTCAATCAGCAACGGGCAGTGAGCAAGGCATTGGAGATCCTTGAGGCCGCTCAAGAGCGCTTGGAGGGCAGGCCGGGGAAGTTGGTCGAGATCGTAAGGGACCTCAAGGGTGAGCCTTGTGGCACGCCAGTAGCCCTATCGCCGTCTCTATCTGTATTACGGTCTGATGGTCCTCTCACTTGGGACTACCTGTCCAACCAGTACCTGACTGAGCACAGCGTCAACATCAAGGAATCCACGAAGGGCAACATTCTGACGACCTACAAGGCCATCAAGGGCGCCTTCGAAGAAATCGGATTGACTGACCTACGGACCCACACTCGTGACCATATGGTGGCGCTCAGGTCCGCTCTATTGGTGGGTCGTCAACACTCAACCGTGAATAACATCCTCACAAAGATGATGACGGTCATGGACTGGGCTGTTAACAACGACTACCTGACCAAGGCCTACACCTCAAACCTCAAGCTGACCAAGGGAACCGATAGCAAGCGCGAAGGCTTCACTAAGGATCAAGTGGTTGCCCTGATGAACCATTCCGCAGAACTGCCAGCCAACTCATGGGAACGCTGGGGTCTATCCCTTTTGGCAATCACTGGGGCTCGTGTCGGGGAGATCGCATACCTGACCAAGCAGGACATCAAGCAGGTCGATGGCCTCTGGTGCATTCACATCAATGAAGATGGACCCAACAAGTCGATCAAGAACAAACACAGCGACCGGACCATTCCTCTGATTGACGGAGCGTTCAATAAGTTCGACTTGAAGGAGTTCCTACAGGCAGCCGAGTCGGGCGCTCTACCCTCTGACCATAACGTCAATCCAGTGAAGGCCAGCAAGAACCTTGGCATTCTCATGAAGAAAATCCTTGTGGAGACCCGTGAGGAGAACCAGACGCTGCATTCGCTGAGGCACTTCATGGCGTCCTCACTGCAAGCTGAAGGGGTTCCTGTGGCTTACGCTCAGGCCATCACAGGGCATTCATCGCGTACCGTCACCTTCGGGACCTATGGCTCAGCCATACCTGTAGGGAAGCTCGCTGAGGAACTGACCAAGGTGCTCAAATCGTAG
- a CDS encoding universal stress protein, with the protein MIRSMLYATDLGLYAPYVMQHALALARTFNAELYVIHAVEPMGLFAESVLQGYLDEQTLTELQSQGVNTVMANIERRVLDGFREELGDGQQDLALISAVRVRQGDPADVILDQTQRLSVDLLIVGSHSRGASVGTPLGRTAARVLQLSTVPVYMVPLSQHLGRRKA; encoded by the coding sequence ATGATTCGCTCCATGCTGTATGCCACTGACCTCGGTCTGTACGCTCCTTATGTCATGCAACACGCCTTGGCATTGGCTCGCACCTTCAACGCCGAGTTGTATGTTATTCACGCTGTCGAGCCGATGGGGCTGTTTGCCGAGTCGGTGCTGCAAGGCTACCTGGATGAGCAAACGCTCACCGAATTGCAAAGCCAGGGGGTCAATACGGTCATGGCCAATATCGAGCGACGGGTGCTCGATGGTTTTCGCGAAGAGTTGGGCGATGGGCAACAGGACCTGGCATTGATCAGCGCGGTCAGGGTTCGCCAGGGAGATCCGGCGGACGTGATTCTCGATCAGACCCAGCGCCTTTCCGTGGACCTGTTGATCGTCGGCAGCCACAGTCGCGGGGCGAGCGTGGGAACGCCTCTTGGGCGTACCGCGGCTCGCGTGCTGCAGTTGTCGACGGTGCCGGTGTATATGGTTCCGCTTTCCCAGCACTTGGGGCGCAGGAAAGCGTAG
- a CDS encoding phosphoadenylyl-sulfate reductase — protein MSHPFDVAELAATYANKSAQDILKLAFAHFGDDLWISFSGAEDVVLVDMAWKLNKNVKVFSLDTGRLHPETYRFIDQVREHYKIQIEVISPDHSKLEPFVKEKGLFSFYKDGHGECCGIRKIEPLRRKLSTVKAWATGQRRDQSPGTRSQVAVLEIDSAFSTPEHTLYKFNPLAQMTSEEIWGYIRMLELPYNSLHDRGFISIGCEPCTRPVLPNQHEREGRWWWEEATQKECGLHAGNLIARK, from the coding sequence ATGAGCCACCCCTTCGATGTCGCCGAACTCGCCGCGACATACGCCAACAAGTCTGCCCAGGACATTCTCAAGCTCGCCTTTGCCCACTTCGGCGATGACCTGTGGATCTCCTTCAGCGGCGCTGAAGACGTCGTACTGGTCGACATGGCCTGGAAACTGAACAAGAACGTCAAGGTCTTCAGCCTCGACACCGGGCGCCTGCACCCGGAGACCTATCGCTTCATCGACCAGGTCCGCGAACACTACAAGATCCAGATCGAAGTGATTTCGCCCGACCACAGCAAGCTGGAACCCTTCGTCAAGGAAAAGGGCCTGTTCAGCTTCTACAAGGACGGCCACGGCGAATGCTGCGGCATCCGCAAGATCGAACCGCTGCGTCGTAAACTCTCGACCGTCAAGGCCTGGGCCACCGGCCAGCGTCGCGACCAGAGCCCGGGCACCCGCAGCCAGGTCGCCGTGCTGGAAATCGACAGTGCCTTCTCGACGCCCGAGCACACCCTGTACAAGTTCAACCCCCTGGCACAGATGACCAGCGAGGAGATCTGGGGCTACATCCGCATGCTCGAGCTGCCGTACAACAGCCTGCATGACCGCGGCTTCATCAGCATCGGCTGCGAACCCTGCACCCGTCCGGTCCTGCCCAACCAGCACGAACGCGAAGGCCGCTGGTGGTGGGAAGAAGCCACGCAAAAGGAATGCGGCCTGCATGCCGGCAACCTGATTGCCAGGAAATGA
- the hxsA2 gene encoding His-Xaa-Ser repeat protein HxsA2, with the protein MATLAAAVATEQASAVATHEVIEPSTDTTNTFQAEAPSENLSVRGGNDMFAFVLKRGDQGQLMAYHSSHSSHASHSSHRSHYSGS; encoded by the coding sequence ATGGCCACGCTCGCTGCAGCGGTAGCTACCGAACAAGCTTCAGCGGTAGCCACCCATGAAGTTATCGAACCCAGCACCGACACTACGAACACATTCCAAGCTGAAGCCCCAAGCGAAAACCTATCGGTTCGCGGTGGCAATGATATGTTTGCTTTTGTTCTGAAACGTGGGGATCAAGGTCAATTGATGGCTTACCACAGCTCTCATAGCTCCCACGCTTCACACAGCTCCCACCGCTCCCACTACTCAGGCTCGTAA